The nucleotide sequence CCCCCGCGCCCCCTTGCTCTGGCCGAGGTCCCGGCCTGTGGACAACCTCGTCCGGACCTACTTGACCAGGTCCTCGCGCAGGTCGTCGAGGACGCTGTTCGCGGCGGTCACGCCGAGGCCGAGGTACCAGGTCTCGTCCGGGACGTCCTTGGCCTGGCCGGCCTTGACCGCCTTGAGGTTCTTCCAGAGCGGGTTGGCCTGGGCGGCGTCCTTCTTGGTGGCCTTGGCGTCGCCGTACACGCCGGTGAAGATCCAGTCGGCGTCGGCCTCGTCGATCTTCTCCGGGCTGATCTCGGCGGCCAGCTCGTTGATCTGCTGGTTCTTGGGCCGCGGCACGCCGGTGTCCTCGAGGATGGTGCCGATGAAGGACGCCTTGGCGTAGAGGCGGATCTTGCCGGGGAGGTAGCGGACCATGGAGACGGTCGGCTTGTTCGGGCCGAGGTCCGTGCCGAGCTGCTTCGCCTTGGTCTCGTAGGCGGCGAGCTTCTCCTTCGCCTCGGCGGTCTTGTCGAGCGCGGCGGCGTTGAGGAGGTAGTTCTCCTTCCAGGTGAAGCCCGGGCGGATGGAGAACACGGTCGGCGCGATCTTCGACAGCTCGTCGTACTTGTCGGCGGCGCGCAGCTGGCTGCCGAGGATGAGGTCGGGCTGGAGGTTGGCGATGGCCTCCAGGTTGAGGTTGTTGATCGTGCCGACGGACTTCGGGGAGCCGGCGTCCTTCGCGAGGTAGCCCGGGATGCCGTCGTCGCCCTCGGAGGGGGCGTAGCCGACGGGCTTGAGGCCGAGCGAGACGACGTTGTCGAGCTCGCCGACGTCGAGGACGACGACGCGCTTCGGGGCGGCCTTCAGCTCGGTCTTGCCGAGGGCGTGGGTCACGGTGCGGGGGAACTGGCCGGCCTTGGCGTCCGTGCCCATGGCCGCGGTCTTGGCGGCGGCGTCGCCGAAGTCCTTGCCGCCGGTGGCGACGTCCTTCTTCTTGCCCGTGTCCTCCTTCTTGGAGGCGTCGGATCCTCCGTCGCCTCCTCCGCAGGCCGCGAGCGAGAGCGCGGCGGCGAGGGCGACGACGGCGGCGGTGCCGCGGCGGCGGAGGGACATGAGAAGGCTCCTGTACGGGTCCTGGCCGGCCGGAGCCAGAGACTCCGTTTAGGTTCGCCTTACCTTACTCATCACGGGTCACTCCAGCACAACCACCCCCCGCCCTTCAGCCGAACCGCCGGACGGCCACCCTTATGTGTGAAGTGACCCTGCTCGTGTTGTTCGGCTGGAAGTGCGAAAACTAGCTTCGTGGCCGGAGGTGACGAGTCGATGACAGCGTGTGCCATCGAGACCACGGCCGAGGACGACGACCGCGACCCCGGCGCGGCCTGGCCGACGGGATTCACGATCACGGCCAACGGCGCGTACGCGGCCAGGC is from Streptomyces venezuelae ATCC 10712 and encodes:
- a CDS encoding ABC transporter substrate-binding protein, giving the protein MSLRRRGTAAVVALAAALSLAACGGGDGGSDASKKEDTGKKKDVATGGKDFGDAAAKTAAMGTDAKAGQFPRTVTHALGKTELKAAPKRVVVLDVGELDNVVSLGLKPVGYAPSEGDDGIPGYLAKDAGSPKSVGTINNLNLEAIANLQPDLILGSQLRAADKYDELSKIAPTVFSIRPGFTWKENYLLNAAALDKTAEAKEKLAAYETKAKQLGTDLGPNKPTVSMVRYLPGKIRLYAKASFIGTILEDTGVPRPKNQQINELAAEISPEKIDEADADWIFTGVYGDAKATKKDAAQANPLWKNLKAVKAGQAKDVPDETWYLGLGVTAANSVLDDLREDLVK